From the Candidatus Krumholzibacteriia bacterium genome, the window CATCGCATCCGCGGCATCTGTGCAGGGAGTGTAGCTGGGGGCGCGGTTCCACTCGTAGGGGCGCCCGCGGGCAAGCTCGTCGGCCCGCGCGACCGGAGCCACGCTCACGAGCACGCATGCGAGCGACGCGCGGATGGCGGCGCGCATCCGGAGGCGAGGTGCGTGGCGATGGGGATGCCGCGGTCGGCGCACGAGGAAGCCTGCCCTTCACCGCCGGCCGCAGGGATCGGCCGCAGCCGCTCTCCGCGTCGAGCTCCTGTCGTCGTATCCTGTCACTCAGAACCGGCGCGCGCCATCATAGCAGCGTCACGGTGACGGACCGTGCTACGCTCGCGGCTGCCGGCGATCGGGCGCGCCCGTGTGCTCTTTCTGCGGCAGCCGGGCGAAATGCCGAACGCCCGGCGTTGGCGACGAGGTGGGCGGCATGCTCTGGGGGCGACGGATCGTACTCGCCTTGCTGGCGCTCGGGCCAGGGGAGGCGACGAGTGGGCACGATGGACCAGTTCTGCGCTGCCGCCTGAGCGAAGCGCGACCGGTGATCGACGGCATCCTGGACGAGGCCTGCTGGGCCGGGGCCGACGTCGCCACCGGCTTCATGCTTCTCGAGCGCCGAGGCCGAGCCACGCAGCAGACCGAATGCCGGGTGACGTACGACGCCGAGAACCTGTACGTATCCTTCGTCTGTCTCGAGACCGACCCGAGCGGCATCCTCACCCGCTGCACCGAGCGCGACGGCGAGGTGTGGAACGACGACTGCGTCGAGATCTTCCTCGACACCCGGCACGACCATCGCACTTATTTCCACTTGATCGCGAACCGGATTGCCACGCGCTTCGACGAGGTCGGGCCGTACTACCCGCGACCGCAGTCCTGGGACGGGGACTGGCTCTGTGCCACGAGCGCCGCGACGGCCGGCTGGACCATCGAGTTCGCAATCCCGTTCCGCGCCCTCGATCTCACGATGCCGCGACCCGGCACGCTGTGGGGATTCAACGCCCACCGCCAGCAGCACCGTCTCGTCGAGCGCAGCAGCTGGTCGCCGGTGCTCCACGGCTTTCACGAGCCGAGGAACTTCGGCCACCTCTTGTTCGTGCCGCAATTGTGACCCCGGGCCCTTCGCCGAGGAGCTCTGAAGGGAGCCGCATCCCTCCTGTACAGCTGGCGCGCCAACCCGAGCTGTGGTTTCATCCCAGGGTGT encodes:
- a CDS encoding carbohydrate binding family 9 domain-containing protein, yielding MLWGRRIVLALLALGPGEATSGHDGPVLRCRLSEARPVIDGILDEACWAGADVATGFMLLERRGRATQQTECRVTYDAENLYVSFVCLETDPSGILTRCTERDGEVWNDDCVEIFLDTRHDHRTYFHLIANRIATRFDEVGPYYPRPQSWDGDWLCATSAATAGWTIEFAIPFRALDLTMPRPGTLWGFNAHRQQHRLVERSSWSPVLHGFHEPRNFGHLLFVPQL